A part of Synechococcus sp. KORDI-49 genomic DNA contains:
- the aroA gene encoding 3-phosphoshikimate 1-carboxyvinyltransferase, translated as MSATGSPSTPRVLPAGGSLSGRVTVPGDKSISHRSLLFGAIAEGTTTIEGLLPAEDPLSTAACLRAMGVAISPITPGATVTVQGVGLEGLQEPSVILDCGNSGTSMRLMLGLLAGRSGRHFILDGDASLRRRPMRRVGQPLSAMGAEVRGRDSGNLAPLAVQGRQLKGTVIGTPVASAQVKSALLLAALTADGPTTVIEPAQSRDHSERMLRAFGADLEVDGEMGRHITVRPGANLRGQSVVVPGDISSAAFWLVAGSLVPGADLTIENVGLNPTRTGILEVLEQMQARIEVLNRRDVAGEPVGDLRVRQAPLQPFEFGESIMPRLVDEVPILSVAACFCAGESRISGASELRVKETDRLAVMARQLRAMGADIDEHEDGMTIRGGRPLQGTALDSETDHRVAMSLAVAAMLASGDSTLARSEAAAVSYPTFWDDLARLRS; from the coding sequence TTGAGCGCGACCGGCAGCCCGTCCACCCCCCGTGTGCTGCCGGCTGGAGGCAGCCTCTCCGGCCGGGTGACGGTGCCCGGGGACAAGTCCATCTCTCACCGCTCACTGCTGTTCGGGGCCATTGCCGAAGGCACGACAACCATCGAAGGACTGCTGCCGGCCGAGGACCCGCTGAGCACCGCAGCCTGCCTGCGGGCCATGGGAGTCGCCATCAGTCCGATCACCCCTGGCGCCACCGTCACGGTGCAGGGAGTCGGCCTCGAAGGCCTTCAGGAGCCGTCGGTGATCCTCGACTGCGGCAATTCCGGCACCAGCATGCGGCTGATGCTCGGACTGCTGGCCGGTCGGAGCGGTCGGCATTTCATCCTGGATGGCGATGCCTCACTGCGGCGTCGCCCGATGCGACGGGTGGGCCAGCCCCTCTCGGCCATGGGCGCTGAGGTGCGAGGACGTGACAGCGGCAATCTCGCTCCCCTGGCCGTGCAGGGACGACAGCTGAAAGGCACGGTGATCGGCACGCCAGTCGCCAGCGCTCAGGTGAAATCCGCTCTGCTGCTGGCCGCTCTGACCGCGGACGGTCCGACCACGGTGATCGAACCGGCCCAGTCGAGAGATCACAGCGAACGCATGCTGCGGGCCTTCGGTGCCGATCTCGAGGTGGATGGGGAAATGGGACGGCACATCACGGTCAGGCCCGGTGCCAATTTGCGGGGCCAGTCAGTGGTGGTGCCGGGAGACATCAGCTCGGCCGCGTTCTGGCTGGTGGCTGGGTCGCTTGTGCCCGGTGCCGATCTCACCATCGAGAATGTCGGGCTCAATCCGACGCGCACCGGCATCCTCGAGGTTCTGGAACAGATGCAGGCCCGCATCGAGGTGCTCAACCGCCGGGATGTGGCGGGTGAACCGGTCGGCGATCTCAGAGTGCGTCAGGCGCCGCTCCAGCCCTTTGAATTCGGGGAATCGATCATGCCGCGACTGGTGGACGAGGTGCCGATCCTCAGCGTCGCCGCCTGCTTCTGCGCCGGCGAAAGCCGCATCAGCGGAGCCTCGGAACTGCGGGTGAAGGAAACCGACCGGCTGGCGGTGATGGCCAGACAGCTGAGAGCGATGGGAGCGGACATCGACGAACATGAGGACGGCATGACCATTCGCGGAGGCCGTCCTCTGCAGGGCACCGCTCTCGACAGTGAGACCGATCACAGAGTGGCGATGAGCCTGGCGGTGGCAGCCATGCTGGCGAGCGGAGACTCAACCCTGGCCCGGAGTGAAGCCGCGGCCGTGTCCTACCCGACCTTCTGGGACGACCTTGCCCGACTGCGCAGCTGA
- a CDS encoding MnmC family methyltransferase, translating into MPDCAADLGELHAYPTADGSFSLQSDRFGEAFHNSAGARNEAQAKFALPAQLERFREGTPLRVLDVCVGLGYNSAVVLEALPTPPPELEWCGLELDHRPLDLALARQDFRSSWSASVLQVLEQIRDHGSWRQGGSNGRLLWGDARTMLGQIPGRQSFDLILQDAFSPQRCPELWSEEFLAGLAGRLAAGGRLLTYSRSAAVRASLRRNGLMLFSLLPAPGERPGWSSGTMAVRPGAPIPDGGPGWRALSLMEEEHLHTRAAVPFRDPSGTDDSAAILRRRSMEQDGCSLEPTNAWQRRWRQDSTG; encoded by the coding sequence TTGCCCGACTGCGCAGCTGACCTCGGAGAACTGCACGCCTATCCCACGGCGGACGGCAGCTTCAGCCTGCAGAGCGACCGTTTCGGCGAGGCCTTTCACAACTCAGCAGGAGCCCGCAACGAAGCCCAGGCGAAATTCGCCTTGCCGGCTCAGCTCGAGCGATTCCGAGAGGGGACACCGCTCCGAGTGCTCGATGTCTGCGTCGGTCTCGGCTACAACAGCGCCGTGGTGCTGGAAGCGCTGCCGACACCACCTCCTGAGCTGGAGTGGTGTGGGCTGGAACTGGACCATCGCCCTCTGGATCTGGCCCTGGCCCGGCAGGACTTCCGCAGCAGCTGGTCGGCATCCGTCCTTCAGGTGCTGGAGCAGATCCGCGATCACGGCAGTTGGCGTCAAGGAGGCAGCAACGGCAGGCTGCTCTGGGGAGACGCCCGGACCATGCTGGGCCAGATCCCCGGCAGACAGAGCTTCGATCTCATCCTTCAGGACGCCTTCTCACCCCAGCGCTGTCCGGAGCTGTGGAGTGAGGAGTTCCTGGCTGGCCTGGCCGGGCGTCTGGCTGCCGGCGGACGTCTGCTCACCTACAGCCGATCGGCGGCGGTGCGGGCCAGCCTGCGACGGAACGGTCTGATGCTGTTCTCGCTGCTGCCGGCCCCGGGCGAACGGCCGGGCTGGAGCAGCGGCACGATGGCCGTGCGCCCGGGAGCGCCGATTCCTGATGGGGGGCCGGGCTGGAGAGCTCTGTCGCTGATGGAGGAAGAGCATCTCCACACCCGCGCCGCCGTGCCCTTCCGGGATCCCAGCGGCACCGACGACAGCGCTGCCATCCTGCGGCGCCGGAGCATGGAACAGGACGGATGCAGCCTCGAGCCGACCAACGCCTGGCAGCGGCGCTGGCGGCAGGACTCCACCGGCTGA
- a CDS encoding N-acetylmuramoyl-L-alanine amidase → MAAASSRRISCLVAAALQLALLLPSLPARAASALSAWAFTERGTLQLRTARNARLEAFYQEPSDGRGTRVWIDFPGELRFPRKLLGRGAVKEIRLGKPRSGATRLVIEFRPGVELDPAQLQLRGTAPDRWELAFTGLPTQGLADLGEGDLSGRATAWRPTGRFAPSRTPVDPSGLPMVPLNRYRVVIDPGHGGPDPGAVGIGGLRETDVVLDVSLQVAALLRARGVDVRLTRSSEVDVDLPPRVHLANRSAANVLVSIHANALSMDRPDVNGIETFFFSDPRSGRLAGYLQQQMMDVSPGTPDRGVRRGRFFVIRRSTMPSALVEMGFVTGEIDAPRLAQAAHRRRLSLALAAGILNYLNREVR, encoded by the coding sequence ATGGCAGCGGCGTCATCCCGCCGAATCTCCTGCCTGGTGGCAGCGGCGCTCCAGTTGGCGTTGCTGCTGCCGTCGCTGCCGGCCAGGGCAGCCAGCGCCTTGTCCGCCTGGGCATTCACCGAGCGAGGCACGCTGCAGCTGCGCACCGCTCGCAATGCACGGCTGGAGGCCTTCTATCAGGAACCGAGTGACGGCCGCGGCACGCGGGTCTGGATCGACTTTCCCGGTGAGCTTCGCTTCCCGCGCAAGCTGCTCGGTCGTGGCGCCGTCAAGGAGATCCGTCTTGGAAAACCACGGTCCGGTGCAACGCGGCTGGTGATCGAATTCCGCCCAGGTGTGGAGCTCGATCCAGCTCAGCTCCAGTTGCGAGGTACTGCTCCGGATCGCTGGGAGCTGGCCTTCACCGGCTTGCCCACCCAGGGTCTGGCTGATCTGGGGGAGGGAGATCTCAGTGGTCGGGCCACGGCCTGGAGACCCACCGGACGCTTCGCGCCCAGCAGGACGCCGGTTGATCCCTCAGGTCTGCCGATGGTTCCCCTCAACCGCTACCGGGTGGTGATTGATCCAGGTCACGGGGGGCCTGATCCCGGTGCCGTCGGCATTGGCGGTCTGCGGGAGACGGATGTGGTGCTGGATGTCTCGTTGCAGGTGGCAGCTCTGCTGCGGGCAAGAGGTGTCGATGTTCGGCTGACCCGCAGTTCCGAAGTGGATGTGGATCTCCCTCCCAGGGTTCACCTCGCCAATCGCTCCGCCGCGAACGTGCTGGTCAGCATCCATGCGAATGCCCTCAGCATGGATCGTCCCGACGTGAACGGGATCGAGACGTTTTTCTTTTCAGATCCCCGTTCCGGACGTCTGGCTGGCTACCTGCAGCAGCAGATGATGGATGTCTCTCCAGGCACTCCCGACCGGGGCGTGCGTCGGGGACGTTTCTTCGTGATCCGGCGTTCCACGATGCCCTCCGCCCTGGTGGAGATGGGTTTCGTCACCGGTGAGATCGATGCTCCGCGGCTCGCCCAGGCGGCCCATCGACGACGCCTGTCTCTGGCTCTGGCGGCAGGGATTCTCAACTACCTCAACCGGGAGGTGCGATGA
- the glmU gene encoding bifunctional UDP-N-acetylglucosamine diphosphorylase/glucosamine-1-phosphate N-acetyltransferase GlmU — MLAVAVLAAGKGTRMKSALPKVLQPLAGATLVERVLASARTLQPERRLLIVGHQAERVEEKLSPIGGLEFVLQQPQNGTGHAVQQLLPVLKGFEGELLVLNGDVPLLRPETIESLVNGHRNSGADVTLLTARLSDPTGYGRVFADETGQVSGIIEHRDCTEEQRSNTLTNAGIYCFNWQALEGVLPQLSTDNDQGELYLTDTVAMLPRAMHLEVADPDEVNGINNRRQLAQCEAVLQQRLREHWMAEGVTFVDPDSCTLSEDCRFGRDVVIEPQTHLRGSCRIGDNCRLGPGSLLENADLGDAVTVLHSVVREATVADDVSIGPFAHLRPAAEIGKGCRIGNFVEVKKSQIGAGSKVNHLSYIGDASLGDNVNVGAGTITANYDGVRKHRTVIGDGSKTGANSVLVAPLSLGKEVTVAAGSTITKDVSDGALAIGRSRQMNKEGWSRSSGD; from the coding sequence ATGCTTGCCGTTGCTGTTCTGGCCGCTGGAAAGGGCACTCGCATGAAGAGCGCTCTGCCGAAGGTTCTGCAGCCTCTGGCGGGAGCCACCCTGGTGGAGCGGGTTCTGGCCAGTGCCCGGACGCTGCAGCCCGAACGACGGCTGTTGATCGTGGGTCACCAGGCTGAACGGGTGGAGGAGAAGCTGAGCCCGATCGGCGGTCTGGAGTTCGTTCTGCAGCAACCCCAGAACGGCACAGGTCACGCCGTGCAGCAGCTGCTGCCGGTGCTGAAGGGCTTCGAAGGGGAACTGCTGGTGCTCAACGGCGATGTACCGCTGCTACGCCCGGAAACGATCGAGTCCCTGGTGAACGGTCATCGGAACAGCGGCGCCGACGTCACGCTTCTGACGGCTCGGCTTTCGGATCCCACCGGCTACGGCCGCGTCTTCGCTGATGAAACGGGACAGGTCAGCGGCATCATCGAGCATCGCGACTGCACTGAGGAGCAGCGCAGCAACACCCTCACCAACGCAGGCATCTACTGCTTCAACTGGCAAGCGCTGGAGGGGGTGCTGCCGCAGCTGAGCACCGATAACGACCAGGGAGAGCTGTACCTGACCGACACCGTGGCGATGCTGCCACGGGCCATGCATTTGGAAGTGGCGGATCCCGATGAAGTGAACGGCATCAACAACCGCAGACAGCTGGCGCAGTGCGAAGCGGTGCTTCAACAGCGGCTCAGGGAGCACTGGATGGCGGAGGGGGTCACCTTCGTCGATCCGGACAGCTGCACCCTGAGTGAGGACTGCCGGTTCGGGAGAGATGTGGTGATCGAACCCCAGACCCATCTGAGGGGATCCTGCCGAATCGGAGACAACTGCCGTCTGGGACCAGGTTCGCTGCTGGAGAATGCCGATCTCGGAGACGCCGTGACCGTTCTGCATTCGGTGGTGCGAGAGGCGACCGTGGCGGACGACGTCAGCATCGGCCCGTTCGCCCATCTCCGACCGGCGGCTGAGATCGGCAAGGGCTGCCGCATCGGCAACTTCGTTGAGGTGAAGAAGAGTCAGATCGGAGCTGGCAGCAAGGTGAATCACCTCAGCTACATCGGCGACGCGAGCCTTGGCGACAACGTCAACGTTGGGGCCGGCACGATCACCGCCAACTACGACGGCGTTCGGAAGCACCGCACGGTGATCGGCGACGGCAGCAAGACCGGGGCCAATTCCGTGCTGGTGGCTCCGTTGTCTCTGGGGAAGGAGGTGACGGTCGCAGCCGGTTCGACTATCACCAAGGATGTGTCGGATGGTGCCCTCGCCATCGGACGCTCCCGCCAGATGAACAAGGAGGGCTGGAGCCGCAGCTCCGGAGACTGA
- a CDS encoding 2-phosphosulfolactate phosphatase family protein, translating to MQISYFHVPAEMPADVRPEAAVVIDVLRATTTIAWALQNGAEAVQAFADLEDLRQAADLWPESSRLRVGERGGQTLPGFDLGNSPVAVLPETVAGKRLFMSTTNGTRALDRVRDVPLLVTAALPNREAVAERLLEKRPASVAIVGSGWEGSYSLEDSLAAGALGALLTERDPAATVIANDELSAAIALWQNWRQDPEACLRIASHGQRLIGLGDHDADFRCCAGLDQISVVPTQIEPGVLKAA from the coding sequence ATGCAGATCTCCTACTTCCATGTGCCTGCCGAGATGCCGGCGGACGTCCGGCCCGAGGCGGCGGTCGTGATCGATGTTCTCCGGGCCACCACCACCATCGCCTGGGCTCTCCAGAACGGTGCTGAAGCGGTGCAGGCCTTCGCGGACCTCGAGGATCTCCGTCAGGCGGCCGACCTCTGGCCCGAATCCTCCCGACTGCGGGTGGGAGAGCGCGGCGGGCAGACACTGCCTGGCTTCGATCTCGGGAATTCACCCGTGGCCGTGCTGCCCGAGACGGTGGCCGGCAAGCGTCTGTTCATGAGCACCACAAACGGCACGCGGGCTCTGGATCGCGTCCGCGATGTCCCCTTGCTGGTCACGGCTGCTCTGCCCAACCGCGAAGCGGTGGCAGAGCGGCTGTTGGAGAAGCGGCCCGCTTCGGTTGCGATTGTGGGCAGCGGCTGGGAGGGCTCGTACTCCCTGGAGGATTCCCTGGCGGCAGGAGCCCTTGGTGCCCTTCTGACGGAACGGGACCCGGCAGCCACCGTGATCGCCAACGATGAGCTCTCCGCTGCCATCGCCCTCTGGCAGAACTGGAGGCAAGACCCGGAAGCCTGCCTGCGCATCGCGAGCCATGGTCAGCGCCTGATCGGTCTCGGCGACCACGATGCCGATTTCCGCTGCTGCGCTGGTCTCGACCAGATCAGCGTCGTTCCGACTCAGATCGAACCAGGCGTTCTGAAGGCCGCATGA
- the murI gene encoding glutamate racemase, whose translation MKPLLGLFDSGLGGLTVLRRVLERHGAVSCIYLGDTARVPYGGRDVQELRQIAAEVVGWLRDQQVSTVVMACNTTNALAKDVAEAVAAGPVIGLIEAASSMVRTSRVGVLATAATAASGVYRSCIEATRPGTLVVEQACPSFVPLIERGDFACTELREAAETYLAPLLEASVDSIVLGCTHYPLLAPLLTELLPETVELIDPAVGVARELDAVLGTAQPLSSGRSALERCRFCVTADGEGFADRAAPWLGERPLVHEVVLRSREKGH comes from the coding sequence ATGAAGCCGCTGCTCGGTCTGTTCGACAGTGGCCTTGGAGGTCTCACGGTGCTGAGGCGGGTGCTTGAACGCCACGGTGCCGTCAGCTGCATCTATCTGGGAGATACGGCCCGTGTTCCCTACGGCGGTCGTGACGTCCAGGAGCTCCGCCAGATCGCCGCTGAAGTGGTGGGATGGCTGCGGGATCAACAGGTCTCAACGGTGGTGATGGCCTGCAACACCACCAATGCCCTGGCGAAGGATGTGGCGGAAGCGGTCGCGGCGGGACCGGTGATCGGGTTGATTGAAGCGGCGTCCTCCATGGTGCGGACCTCCCGGGTGGGCGTGCTGGCAACCGCTGCAACGGCGGCCTCCGGCGTCTACCGCAGCTGCATCGAGGCGACGCGTCCGGGCACGCTGGTGGTGGAGCAGGCCTGCCCCTCCTTCGTGCCGTTGATCGAACGGGGGGACTTTGCCTGCACTGAGCTCAGAGAGGCCGCCGAGACCTATCTCGCTCCGCTGCTGGAGGCCTCCGTTGACTCGATCGTGCTGGGCTGCACCCACTACCCCCTGCTGGCACCGCTGCTGACGGAGCTGCTGCCGGAGACCGTCGAGCTGATCGATCCTGCGGTGGGGGTGGCCCGGGAACTCGATGCCGTCCTCGGGACGGCGCAACCGCTGAGCTCAGGCCGATCGGCTTTGGAACGCTGCCGCTTCTGCGTCACGGCGGATGGCGAGGGTTTCGCGGATCGTGCCGCTCCCTGGCTTGGAGAGCGGCCTCTGGTCCATGAGGTCGTGCTGCGGTCCCGAGAGAAGGGCCACTAG
- a CDS encoding UbiD family decarboxylase: MPLFQTGPATRDLRGFLELLDQRGQLRRITAPVDPDLELAAIADRVLAQGGPALLFENVIGSSMPVAVNTLGTVERVVWSMGLERAEQLEELGERLALLQQPRPPKGLGETKRFARVFWDLVKARPDRDLMPPCRQQVFQGDAVNLDSIPLIRPWPGDAGGVITLGLVITKDPETGVPNVGVYRLQKQSVNSMTVHWLSVRGGARHLRKAAAMGRKLEVAVAIGVHPLLVMAAATPIPVQLSEWLFAGIYAGEGVRLTPCKTIDLQVPSHSEVVLEGTITPGEVLPDGPFGDHMGFYGGVEDSPLVRFHCMTQRRDPVFLTTFSGRPPKEEAMLAIALNRIYTPILRQQIPEITDFFLPMEALSYKLAVLSIDKAYPGQAKRAAMAFWSALPQFTYTKFVVVVDRHINVRDPRQVVWAIAAQVDPQRDLFTLADTPFDSLDFASEQLGLGGRLAIDATTKVGPEKNHDWGEPLSRPASLEQRVSERWHELGLDDLGQSEPDPSLFGYALDRLMQRLSIAP, from the coding sequence ATGCCTCTGTTCCAGACCGGCCCGGCAACCCGTGACCTGCGCGGCTTCCTTGAGCTGCTCGATCAACGCGGTCAGCTGCGTCGCATCACCGCTCCGGTGGATCCGGATCTGGAACTGGCGGCGATTGCTGACCGGGTGCTGGCCCAGGGAGGTCCGGCGCTGCTGTTCGAGAACGTGATCGGCTCCTCCATGCCTGTGGCGGTGAACACGCTCGGGACCGTCGAACGGGTGGTGTGGAGCATGGGTCTTGAGCGGGCCGAGCAGCTCGAGGAACTCGGGGAACGGCTCGCCCTGTTGCAGCAACCCAGACCACCCAAAGGCCTTGGGGAAACCAAACGCTTCGCCAGGGTGTTCTGGGATCTGGTGAAGGCTCGTCCGGATCGGGATCTGATGCCGCCCTGCCGGCAGCAGGTCTTCCAGGGCGACGCGGTGAATCTCGACAGCATCCCGCTGATCCGCCCCTGGCCCGGAGATGCCGGTGGGGTGATCACCCTCGGGCTGGTGATCACCAAGGACCCTGAGACAGGTGTGCCGAATGTGGGCGTCTACCGCCTTCAGAAGCAGTCGGTGAACTCCATGACGGTGCACTGGCTGAGCGTGCGCGGTGGGGCTCGCCATCTGCGCAAGGCCGCCGCGATGGGCAGGAAGCTTGAAGTGGCTGTGGCCATCGGCGTCCACCCCCTGCTGGTGATGGCAGCGGCCACACCGATCCCTGTGCAGCTGAGCGAATGGCTGTTCGCGGGGATCTATGCCGGTGAAGGCGTCCGGCTGACCCCCTGCAAGACGATCGACCTTCAGGTGCCCAGCCACAGCGAGGTGGTGCTGGAGGGAACGATCACCCCCGGGGAGGTGCTGCCGGACGGCCCCTTCGGCGATCACATGGGGTTCTACGGGGGCGTGGAGGACTCCCCTTTGGTGCGCTTCCACTGCATGACGCAGCGACGGGATCCCGTCTTCCTCACCACCTTCAGCGGCCGTCCTCCCAAGGAGGAAGCGATGCTCGCCATCGCCCTGAACCGGATCTACACACCGATCCTGCGCCAGCAGATCCCGGAGATCACCGATTTCTTCCTGCCGATGGAGGCGCTCAGCTACAAGCTGGCGGTGCTCTCCATCGACAAGGCCTATCCAGGCCAGGCCAAACGCGCGGCCATGGCCTTCTGGAGCGCATTGCCTCAGTTCACTTACACGAAGTTCGTGGTGGTGGTGGATCGACACATCAATGTGCGCGACCCGCGCCAGGTGGTCTGGGCGATCGCAGCTCAGGTCGACCCTCAGCGTGATCTGTTCACCCTTGCGGACACCCCCTTCGACAGCCTGGATTTCGCCAGCGAACAGCTGGGGCTGGGGGGACGTCTGGCCATCGATGCCACCACCAAGGTCGGACCGGAGAAGAATCACGACTGGGGGGAACCGCTCAGCCGTCCGGCATCGCTGGAGCAGCGGGTCTCGGAGCGATGGCACGAGCTGGGACTCGATGACCTGGGGCAGTCCGAACCGGATCCGAGCCTGTTCGGCTATGCCCTGGATCGATTGATGCAGCGGCTCAGCATCGCCCCATAG
- a CDS encoding YegS/Rv2252/BmrU family lipid kinase — protein sequence MPSTLVLNADSSVCPALGTWIGNNAELLKGFSLLIAEDVLAELSKRNTLGQLSITSCRGIRSGGDIEMAATILKGEISGLIHFPSPTGERAGDVLSEPLVRAALLNDLPIALNPASASALVRGIKGSRRGYLIFNPVAGQGDPVSELAEIRSYLEPQIMLQIWMTQPNLDPAQQARELIQEIKAFEQQGEGESLIIASGGDGTVGAVASALADSDIPLGIIPRGTANAFSVALGIPTGVKAACTNLLLGNTRLVDVAMCNDQPMILLSGLGFEAGMVNKASRELKNILGPMAYIFSGARQLVDQQPFKATLRIDGEEYHLEASAITVANAAPATSVMAQGFGQVIPDDGLLEVIVASPKDRISGFSVLSSLAWSAIVSNTANHDNIACFRTRQIEVELEETQKLVVDGEILDADKMTVSVKPGALQVVAPIRLKP from the coding sequence ATGCCTTCGACCCTGGTTCTGAACGCCGATTCCAGCGTCTGTCCCGCGCTCGGGACCTGGATCGGCAACAACGCCGAGCTGCTGAAAGGGTTTTCGTTGCTCATCGCCGAGGACGTGCTGGCGGAACTGTCCAAGCGCAACACCCTGGGCCAGCTCTCGATCACCTCCTGCCGAGGCATCCGCAGCGGCGGTGACATCGAGATGGCCGCCACGATCCTGAAGGGAGAGATCAGCGGACTGATCCACTTCCCCTCGCCCACGGGCGAGCGGGCCGGAGATGTGCTGTCGGAACCCCTGGTGCGTGCAGCCCTGCTCAATGATCTGCCGATCGCCCTGAATCCCGCCTCCGCTTCCGCACTGGTGCGGGGCATCAAGGGCAGCCGGCGGGGCTATCTGATCTTCAATCCCGTGGCCGGCCAGGGGGACCCCGTCAGCGAACTGGCCGAGATCCGCAGTTATCTCGAACCCCAGATCATGCTTCAGATCTGGATGACCCAACCCAATCTCGACCCCGCCCAGCAGGCCAGGGAACTGATCCAGGAGATCAAGGCCTTCGAGCAGCAGGGGGAAGGCGAATCGCTGATCATCGCTTCCGGAGGTGACGGAACCGTCGGAGCCGTCGCCAGTGCTCTGGCGGACAGTGACATCCCCCTCGGCATCATTCCCCGTGGAACGGCGAACGCCTTCTCAGTCGCCCTCGGCATCCCAACGGGAGTGAAGGCCGCCTGCACCAATCTGCTGCTGGGCAACACACGCCTGGTGGACGTCGCCATGTGCAACGACCAGCCGATGATCCTGCTCTCCGGCCTCGGATTCGAGGCGGGAATGGTGAACAAGGCAAGCCGTGAACTGAAGAACATCCTCGGGCCGATGGCCTACATCTTCTCGGGAGCGCGTCAGCTGGTGGACCAGCAGCCGTTCAAGGCGACCTTACGGATCGACGGCGAGGAATATCACCTCGAAGCCAGTGCCATCACCGTGGCCAACGCCGCACCCGCGACCTCCGTGATGGCCCAGGGCTTCGGCCAGGTGATCCCCGACGACGGTCTTCTCGAGGTGATCGTCGCCTCCCCGAAAGACCGCATCAGTGGGTTTTCGGTTCTGTCGAGCCTGGCCTGGTCGGCGATCGTCAGCAACACCGCCAACCACGACAACATCGCCTGTTTCCGGACCCGCCAGATCGAGGTTGAACTGGAGGAGACTCAGAAGCTGGTGGTGGATGGGGAGATTCTTGACGCCGACAAGATGACGGTGTCCGTCAAACCGGGAGCCCTGCAGGTGGTGGCTCCGATCCGCCTGAAACCTTGA
- a CDS encoding carbon-nitrogen hydrolase family protein, with product MNDFLAAAVQLTSSQDPEANFTAAEEQIDLAARRGAELVGLPENFAFMGDDARRLELAPTLAEQCSRFLVTMARRYQVTLLGGGFPVPVGDGQRTLNRAELVDRDGQLLARYDKIHLFDVDLPDGNTYRESATVDAGGERPPVVDVPGLCRLGVSICYDVRFPELYRHLADAGADLLMIPAAFTAFTGKDHWQVLLQARAIENTAYVLAPAQTGLHYGRRQSHGHAMVIDPWGTVLADAGVQPGAAVAPVNSAHVGHIRAQMPSLRHRQPALF from the coding sequence GTGAACGATTTCCTGGCGGCTGCCGTGCAGCTCACGAGCAGTCAGGACCCGGAGGCCAATTTCACGGCGGCCGAGGAGCAGATCGATCTGGCAGCACGACGCGGTGCCGAGCTGGTGGGTCTTCCGGAGAACTTCGCGTTCATGGGGGACGATGCCCGCCGTCTCGAGTTGGCACCGACCCTGGCGGAGCAGTGCAGCCGGTTTCTGGTGACCATGGCGCGTCGCTATCAGGTGACGCTGCTGGGAGGGGGCTTCCCGGTCCCGGTCGGCGATGGGCAGCGCACCCTGAACCGGGCTGAGCTGGTGGATCGTGACGGCCAGCTCCTGGCGAGGTACGACAAGATCCATCTGTTTGACGTCGATCTTCCGGACGGCAACACCTACCGGGAGTCGGCGACGGTTGATGCCGGAGGGGAACGACCTCCAGTGGTGGACGTGCCCGGTCTCTGTCGGCTGGGGGTGTCCATCTGTTACGACGTGCGCTTCCCTGAGCTCTATCGCCACCTCGCCGATGCCGGCGCCGACCTGCTGATGATCCCCGCCGCCTTCACGGCCTTCACCGGCAAGGACCACTGGCAGGTACTGCTCCAGGCCCGTGCGATCGAAAACACGGCCTATGTGCTGGCTCCGGCTCAGACCGGACTTCACTACGGGCGGCGTCAGAGCCATGGTCACGCCATGGTCATCGACCCCTGGGGAACGGTGCTTGCTGATGCCGGTGTCCAGCCCGGAGCCGCCGTCGCTCCGGTCAACTCCGCCCACGTCGGACACATCCGTGCGCAGATGCCGAGCCTGCGTCATCGTCAGCCAGCTCTGTTCTGA